The Vulpes vulpes isolate BD-2025 chromosome 1, VulVul3, whole genome shotgun sequence genome contains the following window.
AGGGGGCGGTGCCGTTAAACGGCCGTTCGCGGGAGCGTGGTTGGATTCCCACGCCCGTCTTGGCTGCTGTCACCGTGTTCCTTCGTGACGTCTTGTACCCAGGTGGCTTCCCCGCTTGGAGGAGGCTCTTCATTAGTCCTAATTAGGGCTAATGAGTCCCAAATATGCTTTCCCCGCAGAGGAGAGCTCTCACTGGGAGTAAGAAGAAACCGACCATGTAGTGAAGGACCTGGGCTGGGAATTCCCAGCTCCGCCATTTACATGCTGGTGTTGTGAGGCCAGTGACGTCACCTTTCTGGGCATCAGTATTCCcgtctgcaaaatgggaatttTAATAACACTTAACCcgtgcacctgagtggctcgggttgagcgtccgcctttggcacaggtcgtgatcccagggtcctggggttgagacccgtatcaggctccttgcagggagcctgcttctccctctgccaacattctctgtctctctctgtatgtctcaggaataaataaaaataaaatcttgaaaaataataacagcCGTGTTGGGGAGTAGTAAGGCTTGCATGCGAATCTTGCCTGTAAAAACAGGGAGTGAACCGTGCTAAGTGCTTAGAATGGTGCCAGTCACAGTAAGCCCTCGAGGAACAGTCCGTATTGCTCTACGGGTCTGAACACTGACATCGCTCACTCCAGCCTGACCGTGCATTTCATCCCCAGAAATAGCTAATCCAGCCCTTTCCTGAATAACTGACCAGTTGAAGCCCAgacgggggccccggggtggggggttgggggtacTGCTGGTAGAAGGTCTCTCAGCCCACAGAAGGTGATAGCCGGCGTCTTGGCTAATGAAACCTCACCCGTTCTCAGGCAGCCCCACTTCCTCTACTGGTGGGTGAGGGTCCCCAGGGAACTGGCTCAAGAAGGAGTTTAAGGACATGTCCCAGACTGTCCTCCCTTAGCCAGCAGGGAGCAAAATCATATAAACAAGGTCAGGAAGGGGTTGAGAGAAACTTCTGGATGGTGGAGTCTTGATGGGTAATTGAGAGGGcctaagagagggagaggagagggcagaggagcagTGTGTAGGAGGAAACAACCCAACAGAAGGCAGAGTCAGGGACCCCTGGGGTTTTCCAGAGGACCCAGGGCTTTCCTCCGTGTCCACTCTGACTCCTTTAATGTCCTTTGTCAAATGCCTGACACGATGGACCTCCGTTCCTCCGTCAGTAATGATGATACTGACATGCATGAACCCAAATATTCTAAATTCCTGCCAAGACCCCATAAAAACAACCCTTCCGGGGCGCCTGGACGGCTCTGTCAGTTCAgagtctggctcttgattttagctggggtcatgatcccagggtcgtgagatcgagccccacaggtCAGGTTCTGGGCTCAGCCGGGAGTCTTTGAGATTCGctctctcttctgtccctccctctgcccccactctttctctcaaataaataaaatctttaaaaaaccaaacaaacaaaaaacgaaaacagacccaaaaaaaccaaacaaataaaaaacccacaATCCTTCCCCAAGATCCCTTCTGGACTGAAGGTGTGACAGCTTGGGGCCTATTCAAGGTCCATTATCtatgtgggactgagcccctccccattttacagactagCCAAATGaggccagaggaagaaaaggatttACCCAAAGCTCCAGGGGTAATCAGAATGGAGCCAAGGCCAGGATTTCTTGAGTCCCAGCCAAGTCTTCTCCTGATTCCTGGGGGTGTTAGGGGCCCAGAGACCTACTCGGGGGCTGAGGTCCCCCATGATGGGTTCAGGAAGCTTCCAAACTGtacgtgacttttttttttttttctatttatttcactaCTGTTTCCTCAactcctagaacagtgcctggcacacagtagatgctcaataaatatttattgaatgaataggAATGAGCATTTGGTTGGAAAGGTAGAGGGCAAGCTTTCATCTGACTCCGAGGGGATGGTGTTCCAAAAGGTTCTGGCCCCTTACATCTCCATCCCAGTAGCTTTATGGCTTTGGGGTAGGAAAATTACTAGGCCCCATAGATCCCAggcttccctcttttctctccacaCCCAATACCAAAGCCCCAACTTCCTGCATCTCAGTAACCCCCCTCCTGCAAAACCATTTTCctcattaaatacatttatttttctcattcccgtcctccctcctctttcttctctgagaaGGATTTCCAGGAACCTTTTCTGGGAACTTCTGGGACAAGAGGCTGCATGTGCGTAGGAGGAGGACCTTCATGTCTCATCAGGAGCTTGGAGCCTGTTACATATCCATTGGGAGGAAGGGCGGGAGGTGACCTGTCAGCAAGGGCAAGGCCTGTCCAGGGCTGGGTGCTTCCTCCTGCTCTCCAGCCGGGTTAATGGAAGGATGGCCGTTCCTGGTGATCCCTGAGGGCCAGCAAAAGGAGGGTGACACCATCAGCCAAGGCAGGCAGCCTCAGCCACCCTGGGGCAtgggaacagaggcagagatgttgGAGAGGGGGAAAGGAGCCCAGGATAATCCCAGTGCTGACTCACCCGCTGTGTGACCCTGGCCTTGTCATTTGGCCTCTCTGGTGACCGCCTGGAATAGGGCCTGGGATCATTCCCACAGGTCCCAGCAGTTCAGGCTCCCTGGTCACCCTTTTCTCAGGATGGGCAAGGGGCTCATGTTACATAATCCCAAAAGTATCAAAATGATGGATGCTTCTTCCATCATTTTGAAGTATCCCTTCAAAATAAATCCCAAAGTTAACCACTGTTCCTTGCTtactccccccacctccaccccctttCAGCTGCCAGCATCTCCTGGCCCAGCCCAGACAACTGCAGTCACCTCTCACCTCCCAGCTTCTGCCCCTCACATATTCTGTTTCCCACtcagcagccagccagccagcaggaTCCTGTTAATATTTAAGTCAAATCCCATCCCTCCTCTGCTAAGAGCCCTCTTGTGGCTCCCCTTTACTTCTGAGTAAAAGGCAAAATTCTCACCAGGACCTACAAGCCCCGAAAGATGGAAAGATTGGCCCCATCCCTTGCCAGTACCATTAATCACCATCCATTCCTCTCACCCACCTGGCCTCCCCCTGGTTCAGCTGCACCCCTCCCGACCTCCCCCTGCTCCAGCAGGCCTGCTCCATTAGCCCCCCTCAAAACTCAGGCACTCTCTAGCTCCAGGGGCTTTGCACTCATTTCTCTGCCTGAAGTCCTCTTCCACTCCCCCACAGCCACAGGGCTGACCCCCTACCCTGTTCTTTGTCCCAGTGTTGCCTTCCAGTGAGCAGTCTCTTCACCTCTTTCTCTAGATCAGAGTCCACGtcattccctctcccctcacttgGCTTTATTTTTCCCCAGTACACTTATCGATTccaaacattatatttatttttattacttgtttcCTGTGAACCCCATAAGGGTGGGGCCCAGGCATTCCTGGTCACCTTttgtccccagccccagccagcacAGGACTGGGCCAAGAGTggatataaataaatttctgttgaatgaatgaataaatatcctttttttgtCCTGAGCCTCTTCAAAAGCCTGCCCTGCTCACTGCTCTTCCAGCCAGTCTGCCCTGATTGGACTTTACTTGGGTTCTgacagcctccctcctccctccagccctgacTTGGAGAATGTTATTTATCTAGAAACTCACACTTGTTCTTCATGCCCCTACTCCCTTAGACGACCAGGGAATTCCCAGGGGTGAAAATGACCCACTCTATACCCTCAGTGAATTTTTTCTTCCACATTCCCCTTCAGCCACAAAATTTTACCTCCTTGTTGAAAATCATCCTTTTATCCCCCTCTTTGTTGTTATCCTCTGGATAACAAACCAAATGTTTGACTTAATTTACTTgttccctcctccaggaagccttctgtgACCCTCAGACTGGGTCAGATGCCCTCTGGGCTCACCTGTCTGAGTCCTACCCACTCTGGATCATCTGGGGACAGGTCTGTCTCCCTGATTGAAGTGGGAGCATGTGAAGGAAGGCCAGCCAGCATTGTCATTTGTCACCCCTGTGGTCACTTAGCACCACCCAGCACAGCACTAGGCACAGTTCGACTGAATCCCTAGGGGATCTCAGTGGAGGATGATGATTGACCAGTGACCCACCGACCTCAGCGACCTCACCAGTTACCCCGGTGCTTCTGCTCATGAATATTAACACTGCCTTATTTACATAAATTTGCATACACCCGACCAGCAGGGAAGGGACTGTGGGAtaacatgggggtggggggggtcctgTGCCAGTGGAGATTCACTGTGCCGCCGGCGGCAGCATCTTCAGCTGCACCTGGTCCGCTTGGGAGGGCGGCGCGGCCGCCCAGCCAGCTGCCATGGCCTTGGCCATGCTGTTCCTCTTGGAAGTGagcggggtctccagggtcagcgAGGCGTTGGCCATCTCCTGTGGCTTGTCACTGGCCAGGAAACGGAGCAGATTGTGCAGGGCCTTGGCCACGTCGCTGCGGGCACCCTCGTTGACGAGGCAGTAGAGGATGGGGTCGGCCACGCAGTTGAGGCTGGTGAAGGCCAGCGAGCTGTGGTAGGCTGAGAAGACACGCTCCTCGAAGCCACAGTCCCAGGGGCGGCCCAGGTAGACGGCGCTGCGCGAGAGCAGGAGCACATGGTAGGGCGCGAAGCACACCAGCACGATGGCGATGAGGCTGAGCGCCAGCCGCTTGATCTTGGCCTTCTCCTGACGCTCGGTGGACACGCTGCCCCGCACGGCCCGCAGGATGCCCCGGTACGACAGCAGCATGAGGGCCCACGGGAAGAGGAACCCTACGAAGACCCGGTAGAGGTTCATCCAGGCCACCCAGCCCTCCATGGGGAACTTCTCGAAGCAGAAGGTGTGGTTGTAGCGGTCACGGAAGAGCTCGTCGTGGAACAGGGGGGCGGAGTTGGCCCCCAGCTCCGTGGCCCAGACCACGGAGCTCACGGCCACCGCCGTCTTGACGCGGCGCAGGCGGGCGAACCGCAGTGGGTGGGCCACCGCCAGGTAGCGGTCCACCGAAATGCAACACAGGAAGGCGATGCTGATGTAGATGTTGGTGTAGAAGATGAACCCGAAGAGCTTGCAGGAGCCGGGGCCGTGGATCCAGTTGTCGTGGTGCAGGAAGTAGTCGACCCACAGGGGCAGCGTGCAGATGTACAGCAGGTCAGCGATGCTGAGGTTCATCAGGTACACACCCAGCTCGTTGCGTTGCCGCACCTGGCGGT
Protein-coding sequences here:
- the GPR4 gene encoding G-protein coupled receptor 4; translation: MGNRTWEGCHVDSRVDHLFPPSLYIFVIGVGLPTNCLALWAAYRQVRQRNELGVYLMNLSIADLLYICTLPLWVDYFLHHDNWIHGPGSCKLFGFIFYTNIYISIAFLCCISVDRYLAVAHPLRFARLRRVKTAVAVSSVVWATELGANSAPLFHDELFRDRYNHTFCFEKFPMEGWVAWMNLYRVFVGFLFPWALMLLSYRGILRAVRGSVSTERQEKAKIKRLALSLIAIVLVCFAPYHVLLLSRSAVYLGRPWDCGFEERVFSAYHSSLAFTSLNCVADPILYCLVNEGARSDVAKALHNLLRFLASDKPQEMANASLTLETPLTSKRNSMAKAMAAGWAAAPPSQADQVQLKMLPPAAQ